GGTGGCTTTCGGCGCTGACGATGGTGACGGCGTTAATCGGCGACCTTTTCTTGTTGCCGGCCCTGCTTCACATCTTCAAGCCGAAGATTATCTAGCGATCGTGCTTGCCGCGAGCTGTCCTAACGACAAGCGCACAAAAACGATTTCTTCATAAAGTTTGCGCTCGCCGTGCTCGTAGAGCAGGCCGAACTCCGTGTCCGACAAAAGGGCCAGGTCCGAATAGGCCGACGGCCCCAGATGAATCCAACGACCACCCGGCCACGTGGAACCGCCGTCTTGGCTAAGACGCAGGGTCATGGCGGCACGCTTACGCGCGGCGGGATTGGCGAACACCAGTAGTTGCCGATCCGGCTCCCGCGGGTCGGGCACCGCCAGCAGCGAGGCCTGACATACCGGCTCGATCAAGGCCGGATCGTCTTCCGGCGTCGTCCACGTCATGCCGCCGTCATCGCTGAACGATACGGCTCGCCGACCGGTATCGCGGTAGTGGCGCATGTTGATCATCAACCGGCCGTCGTCCAACTCCGCGAGGGTGCTTTCGTTGGTGTAGCCGCCGGGAACGGTGCCGCCGCGCTGCCAGGTATCACCGCCGTCGTCGGAATAAATCACGTGCGAAAACCAATCAGCGTGGTCCGGGCCGAGGGAGTGATCGCAGGCGAGAATCATGCGCCCGGAACGCATTTGAATGCCGTGCCCCGGGCCGGTCGCATACCAGCGCCAATCCGGAGCCTTGGCGGCCTCGCTGATGTTTTCGAGCGCCGACCACGTTGCGCCATCGTCGAAGCTGCGGGTGACCCACACTTCGCGCGGCGCGCGGCCGTTATGAATCGCCACTTCATTGAAGGGCAGGTCGTGCGAAGTCAGCAACAGGATAATGGCGCCTGTGGCGCGATCGACGATCGGCGCCGGGTCGCCGATCTTGTGCAGGCCGCGGTCGGCCACCAGTTGCAGCGGTTCCCAGGTGCGCCCGTCGTCGAAACTTCGGCGCAGCACGAGATCGATATTGCCCGTATCGCCGACACCCCAGCGCCGCGCTTCGGCAAACGCGAGCACCGTGCCCTCGAGCGTCACGGCCAACGCCGGAATGCGGAAAACGCTGTAGCCTCCGTCCCAACGTGAGAACACCGGGACCTGCTCGGGCTCGTCGGGCAAACGCTTGACGTCACCTTCCAGCCAGAATTCCTCCAGGCCGATTCGTCCGCCATCAGGCGTAAAGCCCACGCTACCGGGGGAATCGCCGGCCGGCATGTCGTACACCACTTGGCCGTCGATCAAAAAGCGCCAGCGCTCGCCGTCGCCGGTCATGGCGAACACGAAGGACTCACGCACCGGCGCGACGACGTCGCCCAGGTCGAGTTCGTCGTTCGGAAACAGTGGACCCACGAGCGACATGCGGCCGGGCGGCTCACGAAAGACCAAGCGATTAAGACCGCCGAAGACAAACGCCGGGCTGCCGACTGCGAGCGGGTCGAAAATCAGGCGCGCTTCGATGTGGAAGGTGTTTTGTTGCGGCAACGCCTCGCCGTGCAGAAAGGCGTGGCGACCGGAGCCCTCGACATAGGTATCTTCCTGCGTCCATGCCGCGCCCTCGGCGCGTACGGCGACCGCTCGCCCGTCCTTGATGAAGTAAACGCGTTCCGGCTCGCCCGCGTCGTCGTCCCAGGTATCGTTGTCGTCGTCGCCATCGGTGTCGACGAAATCGTCCGAGTCGTCGCCATCATCGCAACCGGCGGCATAGGCCAACAGCAGCACCGCGATCAGTAAAAACCATGGAACGCGGCTTACTCGACGCATCAAGCGATCTCGGTCTACCTAGAATGTCTTGTCGACAAACTTGTGGTAGCTCGCCAGCCAATACGCGACCAGGTAATCCGCGCCGGGATTCACGAACGCGGGATCGTCGTTGCCGCATTCCTGGAATTCCCACGCGTTGCGCTGCCACAGAAAGTCGGTCGTGCACTGTTCCTGTACTGTGAAAGCTTCGGCGCACTGTCGTTCGACATTGCCGATCAAGTCGGCGAGGAACGGGTATTCATCCATCAAGTCGGCGAGGAACACCGATACCGGGTCGAGCTCGCACGTGCGCTCGGGCAGGTGGTAGCGAACGTTGGGCGCGTCGCGGAAATCGGTCAGATCCTCGATAAGCTGCGCGAGATTTTCGTCGTCTTTGCTCGGCACGTAGTCGCCCTGACTCATGTGTACGCCGTTGAACCAGGCGTTGTGTTGTAGGCGCACGTGGTTGTGCAGTTGGTCTTCGAAAAGTTTGACCATGAACTGGTAGTCGTCGTCGCTCATGTAGGCGCGGCCCAGGCGCAAGATGCCGTACCAGTTCGTGTGGCCGAGGTTGAGGCCGTAGTGTTGGCTGTAGCGGTTCATCCAACCCAGGCTCGCCAGTTGCAGCACGAGTCGGTTGCCGTTGAGCAGCCAGCTTTGCAGTTCTGCCTTAATGGTTTCGTCGCCGGTGATGTGATAGCCGACCAGCAGCCACGCCAACCGGAAGGGCGGCATGACGTTCGGCGCTGCGTCGGTCGGGGCGCCTTCTTCGTCGAGAATCATCCAGTTTTGATCCATCAACGTGTGCAGCACTTCGACCATGTCCTCGCGGATCATCTGCCGCGTCGGCTCGTCGTCGACGAGGTCGTAGGTCATGCACAGGCCGAAGAACCAGCCGGTGTATTGGTCGCGGCTGGTTTCGCCCCACCAGAAGTCACCGGCGTAGTCGCCGCTTTCGACATGGTGGCAGCGGCCCTGGGCATCGCACCACTCGTCGCCCTGGTAGGTTTTGTCGTAATCCTGACTGCCCCAATAGCGGGAAATGAAGCCGGTAACGCCGTTGACGTGCAGGTAGCCGTGCAACGCTTCGGCGCTACGAATGGCGTTGGCCTTCGCCTGCGCGTCGCCGGTGACGTAGTACCTCATCGCTTGGCTGGCCAGGTAGGTGCCGGTCCAAATCGTGCTGTCGCCCCAACCGCCGTGGTGGT
Above is a genomic segment from Candidatus Lernaella stagnicola containing:
- a CDS encoding sialidase family protein, with amino-acid sequence MRRVSRVPWFLLIAVLLLAYAAGCDDGDDSDDFVDTDGDDDNDTWDDDAGEPERVYFIKDGRAVAVRAEGAAWTQEDTYVEGSGRHAFLHGEALPQQNTFHIEARLIFDPLAVGSPAFVFGGLNRLVFREPPGRMSLVGPLFPNDELDLGDVVAPVRESFVFAMTGDGERWRFLIDGQVVYDMPAGDSPGSVGFTPDGGRIGLEEFWLEGDVKRLPDEPEQVPVFSRWDGGYSVFRIPALAVTLEGTVLAFAEARRWGVGDTGNIDLVLRRSFDDGRTWEPLQLVADRGLHKIGDPAPIVDRATGAIILLLTSHDLPFNEVAIHNGRAPREVWVTRSFDDGATWSALENISEAAKAPDWRWYATGPGHGIQMRSGRMILACDHSLGPDHADWFSHVIYSDDGGDTWQRGGTVPGGYTNESTLAELDDGRLMINMRHYRDTGRRAVSFSDDGGMTWTTPEDDPALIEPVCQASLLAVPDPREPDRQLLVFANPAARKRAAMTLRLSQDGGSTWPGGRWIHLGPSAYSDLALLSDTEFGLLYEHGERKLYEEIVFVRLSLGQLAASTIAR